A region of Streptomyces sp. NBC_01750 DNA encodes the following proteins:
- a CDS encoding histone-like nucleoid-structuring protein Lsr2, whose translation MAQKVQVLLVDDLDGGEADETVTFALDGKTYEIDLTTANADKLRGLLEPFAKSGRRTGGRAAAGRGKARAAAGGNKDTAEIRAWAKANGFEVNDRGRVPATVREAYEKANG comes from the coding sequence GTGGCACAGAAGGTTCAGGTCCTTCTTGTCGATGACCTCGACGGCGGCGAGGCGGACGAGACCGTGACGTTCGCTCTGGACGGCAAGACCTACGAGATCGACCTCACCACCGCCAATGCGGACAAGCTCCGTGGTCTGCTCGAGCCGTTCGCAAAGAGTGGCCGGCGTACCGGCGGCCGTGCCGCGGCCGGTCGGGGCAAGGCACGCGCGGCGGCCGGGGGCAACAAGGACACCGCCGAAATCCGCGCCTGGGCCAAGGCGAACGGCTTCGAGGTCAACGATCGCGGCCGCGTCCCGGCCACGGTGCGTGAGGCTTACGAGAAGGCCAACGGCTGA
- a CDS encoding ATP-dependent Clp protease ATP-binding subunit — translation MFERFTDRARRVVVLAQEEARMLNHNYIGTEHILLGLIHEGEGVAAKALESLGISLEAVRQQVEEIIGQGQQAPSGHIPFTPRAKKVLELSLREALQLGHNYIGTEHILLGLIREGEGVAAQVLVKLGADLNRVRQQVIQLLSGYQGKEAATAGGPAEGTPSTSLVLDQFGRNLTQAARESKLDPVIGREKEIERVMQVLSRRTKNNPVLIGEPGVGKTAVVEGLAQAIVKGEVPETLKDKHLYTLDLGALVAGSRYRGDFEERLKKVLKEIRTRGDIILFIDELHTLVGAGAAEGAIDAASILKPMLARGELQTIGATTLDEYRKHLEKDAALERRFQPIQVAEPSLPHTIEILKGLRDRYEAHHRVSITDEALVQAATLADRYISDRFLPDKAIDLIDEAGSRMRIRRMTAPPDLREFDEKIAGVRRDKESAIDSQDFEKAASLRDKEKQLLAAKAKREKEWKAGDMDVVAEVDGELIAEVLATATGIPVFKLTEEESSRLLRMEDELHKRVIGQKDAIKALSQAIRRTRAGLKDPKRPGGSFIFAGPSGVGKTELSKTLAEFLFGDEDALISLDMSEFSEKHTVSRLFGSPPGYVGYEEGGQLTEKVRRKPFSVVLFDEVEKAHPDIFNSLLQILEDGRLTDSQGRVVDFKNTVIIMTTNLGTRDISKGFNLGFAAQGDVKSNYERMKVKVNEELKQHFRPEFLNRVDDTVVFHQLTEEDIIQIVDLMVAKVDERLKDRDMGLELSPTAKSLLAKKGYDPVLGARPLRRTIQREIEDILSEKILFGELRPGHIVVVDTEGEGEEKKFTFRGEEKSALPDVPPIEQAAGGAGPNLSKDA, via the coding sequence ATGTTCGAGAGGTTCACCGACCGTGCGCGGCGGGTTGTCGTCCTGGCTCAGGAAGAAGCCCGGATGCTCAACCACAACTACATCGGCACCGAGCACATCCTCCTGGGCCTTATCCACGAGGGTGAGGGTGTCGCCGCTAAGGCCCTGGAGAGCCTCGGGATTTCGCTCGAGGCGGTCCGCCAGCAGGTGGAGGAAATCATCGGCCAGGGCCAGCAGGCCCCGTCCGGGCACATCCCCTTCACCCCTCGTGCCAAGAAGGTCCTGGAGCTGTCGCTCCGCGAGGCCCTCCAGCTCGGCCACAACTACATCGGCACCGAGCACATCCTGCTCGGCCTGATCCGCGAGGGCGAGGGCGTCGCAGCCCAGGTCCTCGTGAAGCTGGGCGCCGATCTCAACCGGGTGCGGCAGCAGGTCATCCAGCTGCTCTCCGGATACCAGGGCAAGGAGGCCGCCACTGCCGGCGGCCCGGCCGAGGGCACGCCCTCGACCTCGCTCGTCCTGGACCAGTTCGGCCGGAATCTCACCCAGGCCGCTCGTGAGTCCAAGCTCGACCCGGTCATCGGGCGCGAGAAGGAGATCGAGCGGGTCATGCAGGTGCTTTCCCGCCGTACGAAGAACAACCCGGTCCTCATCGGCGAGCCCGGCGTCGGCAAGACGGCGGTCGTCGAAGGCCTGGCGCAGGCCATCGTCAAGGGCGAGGTGCCCGAGACCCTCAAGGACAAGCACCTCTACACCCTCGACCTCGGCGCGCTGGTCGCCGGCTCCCGCTACCGCGGTGACTTCGAGGAGCGCCTGAAGAAGGTTCTCAAGGAGATCCGCACCCGCGGCGACATCATCCTGTTCATCGACGAGCTCCACACCCTGGTGGGTGCGGGTGCCGCCGAGGGCGCGATCGACGCCGCCAGCATCCTCAAGCCGATGCTGGCCCGCGGTGAGCTGCAGACCATCGGTGCGACGACGCTCGACGAGTACCGCAAGCACCTGGAGAAGGACGCGGCCCTCGAGCGCCGCTTCCAGCCCATCCAGGTGGCGGAGCCGTCGCTGCCGCACACGATCGAGATCCTCAAGGGTCTGCGCGACCGTTACGAGGCGCACCACCGGGTCTCCATCACGGACGAGGCGCTGGTCCAGGCCGCCACCCTGGCCGACCGGTACATCTCGGACCGCTTCCTGCCGGACAAGGCGATCGACCTGATCGACGAGGCCGGATCCCGGATGCGCATCCGCCGGATGACCGCGCCGCCGGACCTCCGCGAGTTCGACGAGAAGATCGCGGGAGTCCGCCGCGACAAGGAGTCGGCGATCGACTCCCAGGACTTCGAGAAGGCAGCTTCGCTCCGTGACAAGGAGAAGCAGCTGCTGGCGGCGAAGGCCAAGCGGGAGAAGGAGTGGAAGGCCGGCGACATGGACGTCGTCGCCGAGGTCGACGGCGAGCTGATCGCCGAGGTCCTCGCCACGGCCACCGGTATTCCCGTCTTCAAGCTGACCGAGGAAGAGTCCTCGCGGCTTCTGCGCATGGAGGACGAGCTTCATAAGCGCGTCATCGGGCAGAAGGACGCCATCAAGGCCCTCTCGCAGGCGATCCGCCGTACGCGAGCCGGTCTGAAGGACCCGAAGCGTCCCGGTGGCTCGTTCATCTTCGCCGGCCCGTCCGGTGTGGGTAAGACCGAGCTGTCCAAGACGCTCGCCGAATTCCTCTTCGGCGACGAGGACGCACTGATCTCCCTCGACATGTCGGAGTTCAGCGAGAAGCACACGGTTTCCCGTCTCTTCGGTTCCCCGCCCGGATATGTGGGTTACGAAGAGGGCGGACAGCTCACCGAGAAGGTGCGCCGGAAGCCGTTCTCCGTCGTCCTCTTCGACGAGGTCGAGAAGGCCCATCCCGATATCTTCAATTCCCTGCTGCAGATCCTGGAGGACGGTCGTCTGACCGACTCCCAGGGCCGCGTCGTGGACTTCAAGAACACGGTCATCATCATGACGACCAACCTCGGGACCCGGGACATCTCGAAGGGCTTCAATCTGGGCTTCGCGGCTCAGGGCGACGTCAAGTCGAACTACGAGCGGATGAAGGTCAAGGTCAACGAAGAGCTGAAGCAGCACTTCCGGCCCGAGTTCCTCAACCGTGTCGACGACACGGTGGTCTTCCACCAGCTCACCGAGGAAGACATCATCCAGATCGTCGACCTCATGGTCGCCAAGGTGGATGAGCGCCTGAAGGACCGTGACATGGGCCTCGAGCTCAGCCCCACGGCCAAGTCGCTCCTCGCCAAGAAGGGCTACGACCCGGTCCTGGGCGCCCGGCCGCTGCGCCGGACGATCCAGCGCGAGATCGAGGACATCCTGTCGGAGAAGATCCTCTTCGGCGAGCTGCGCCCCGGTCACATCGTGGTCGTGGACACCGAGGGCGAGGGTGAGGAGAAGAAGTTCACCTTCCGCGGCGAGGAGAAGTCGGCACTGCCGGACGTCCCGCCGATCGAGCAGGCGGCCGGCGGAGCCGGTCCGAACCTGTCGAAGGACGCGTAG
- a CDS encoding L-aspartate oxidase — protein sequence MTGIRLSAPAPGWAIEADVVVVGSGVAGLTAALRCTAAGLSTVVVTKARLDDGSTRWAQGGIAAALGDGDTPEQHLDDTLVAGAGLCDEDAVRTLVTEGPDAVRRLIATGAHFDTSEAGEIELTREGGHHRRRIAHAGGDATGAEISRALVEAVHASELRTIENALVLDLLTDADGRTAGITLHVMGEGQHDGVGAVHAPTVVLATGGMGQVFSATTNPAVSTGDGVALALRAGAEISDLEFVQFHPTVLFLGADSEGQQPLVSEAVRGEGAHLVDASGTRFMLGQHELAELAPRDIVAKGIMRRMQEQGVAHMYLDARHFGAEMWEQRFPTILAACRAHGIDPVTEPIPVAPAAHYASGGVRTDLHGRTTVPGLYACGEVACTGVHGANRLASNSLLEGLVFAERIATDIASRAPLRAGPPAAPATPSVLPLIAPEARAEIQRIMSHGAGVLRSAQSLTEAAAALGAVHRNAVQNQEGSGKTAEPGVETWETSNLLCVARVLTAAALEREETRGCHWREDRPDRDDAEWRRHLVVRLAPDRSLVVRRTENTAFAPTVPDAPREP from the coding sequence ATGACCGGAATACGGCTGAGCGCCCCCGCCCCCGGCTGGGCCATCGAGGCCGACGTCGTCGTGGTCGGCTCCGGAGTCGCGGGTCTGACCGCCGCGCTGCGCTGCACGGCCGCCGGGCTGAGCACGGTCGTGGTCACCAAGGCCCGCCTGGACGACGGCTCCACGCGCTGGGCGCAGGGCGGCATCGCCGCCGCGCTGGGCGACGGCGACACCCCGGAGCAGCATCTGGACGACACCCTGGTCGCGGGCGCGGGCCTGTGCGACGAGGACGCGGTCCGCACCCTGGTCACCGAGGGTCCCGACGCCGTACGCCGGCTGATCGCCACCGGCGCGCACTTCGACACCTCCGAGGCCGGTGAGATCGAGCTCACCCGCGAGGGCGGCCACCACCGGCGCCGTATCGCGCACGCGGGAGGCGACGCGACGGGCGCCGAGATCTCCCGCGCGCTCGTCGAGGCGGTACACGCCAGCGAGCTGCGCACCATCGAAAACGCCCTGGTCCTGGACCTGTTGACGGATGCCGACGGCCGTACGGCCGGAATCACCCTCCATGTCATGGGCGAGGGCCAGCACGACGGCGTCGGTGCCGTCCATGCCCCGACCGTGGTCCTGGCCACCGGGGGCATGGGCCAGGTCTTCTCCGCCACCACCAACCCCGCGGTCTCCACAGGTGACGGTGTCGCGCTCGCGCTCCGTGCCGGTGCGGAGATCTCCGACCTCGAATTCGTGCAGTTCCACCCGACGGTGCTCTTCCTCGGCGCGGACTCCGAGGGCCAGCAGCCGTTGGTCTCCGAGGCGGTACGAGGCGAGGGCGCCCATCTCGTCGACGCGTCCGGCACCCGCTTCATGCTCGGGCAGCACGAGCTGGCCGAGCTCGCCCCTCGCGACATCGTCGCCAAGGGCATCATGCGCCGGATGCAGGAACAGGGCGTCGCGCACATGTACCTCGACGCCCGCCACTTCGGCGCCGAGATGTGGGAGCAGCGCTTTCCCACCATCCTCGCGGCCTGCCGGGCCCACGGCATCGACCCGGTCACCGAGCCCATCCCGGTCGCCCCGGCCGCCCACTACGCCTCCGGCGGCGTACGCACCGACCTGCACGGCCGCACCACCGTCCCGGGCCTGTACGCCTGCGGCGAGGTCGCCTGCACCGGAGTACACGGCGCGAACCGCCTCGCCTCCAACTCCCTTCTGGAGGGCCTGGTCTTCGCCGAGCGCATCGCCACCGACATAGCCTCCCGCGCCCCGCTCCGGGCCGGCCCGCCCGCCGCGCCCGCGACCCCCTCCGTCCTGCCGCTCATAGCACCCGAGGCGCGCGCCGAGATCCAGCGGATCATGTCCCACGGCGCGGGTGTGCTCCGCTCGGCGCAGAGCCTGACCGAGGCGGCGGCCGCGCTCGGCGCCGTACACCGCAACGCCGTGCAGAACCAGGAAGGTTCGGGCAAGACGGCCGAACCCGGAGTCGAGACCTGGGAGACCTCCAACCTCCTGTGCGTGGCCCGTGTCCTGACCGCCGCCGCGCTGGAGCGCGAGGAGACGCGCGGCTGCCACTGGCGCGAGGACCGCCCCGACCGCGACGACGCCGAGTGGCGCCGCCATCTCGTCGTACGCCTCGCGCCGGACCGCAGCCTGGTCGTTCGCCGCACCGAGAACACCGCATTCGCCCCCACTGTCCCCGACGCCCCCAGGGAGCCGTAA
- a CDS encoding BlaI/MecI/CopY family transcriptional regulator, producing MPRQLGELEDAVMTRVWQWNRPVTVREVLEDLQQERSIAYTTVMTVMDNLHQKGWVRREVEGRAYRYTAVSTRAAYSAALMNEAWSKSDNPAAALVAFFGMMSPEQREALLAAVRIVQGDEAADGGTAQGR from the coding sequence GTGCCCCGCCAATTGGGAGAGCTGGAAGACGCCGTCATGACACGCGTCTGGCAATGGAACCGGCCGGTCACGGTCCGGGAAGTCCTCGAAGACCTTCAGCAGGAACGGTCCATCGCCTACACCACCGTCATGACGGTAATGGACAATCTCCATCAGAAGGGCTGGGTTCGCAGGGAAGTCGAAGGCCGCGCCTATCGATATACGGCGGTCTCCACCCGTGCCGCCTACTCGGCCGCACTCATGAACGAAGCTTGGTCCAAGAGTGACAACCCCGCGGCCGCACTTGTCGCCTTCTTCGGCATGATGTCGCCCGAGCAGCGTGAAGCTCTCCTTGCCGCCGTCCGCATCGTTCAGGGCGACGAGGCCGCCGACGGTGGGACCGCGCAGGGGCGATAG
- a CDS encoding SCO3374 family protein produces MAFTVPLPRAPFDGGIAQWYENELGWAVADGAPVQLLTGLRFDVLELPADAGAAVLRRTEPAGPVALMGQRMRLLVAVGSADELPGLLDWLQWGGIALDLTAIGAGGRMTAPPPPGFSRSREAAVWLRPPVPGREVEPTLPALAPFGHSAGSGGGISPDLVRLVDTAATECHRARLLRTNTPHTNTQPLAFS; encoded by the coding sequence ATGGCCTTCACCGTCCCGCTCCCCCGTGCGCCCTTCGACGGCGGCATCGCGCAGTGGTACGAGAACGAGCTGGGCTGGGCCGTGGCGGACGGGGCCCCGGTGCAGCTGCTGACCGGGCTGCGCTTCGACGTACTGGAGCTGCCCGCGGACGCAGGCGCAGCTGTGCTGCGCCGGACGGAGCCCGCCGGGCCTGTGGCCCTCATGGGGCAGCGAATGCGGCTTCTGGTGGCCGTGGGGAGCGCGGACGAGCTGCCTGGGCTGCTCGACTGGCTGCAGTGGGGCGGGATCGCTCTCGATCTGACCGCCATCGGCGCGGGCGGACGGATGACCGCCCCGCCGCCGCCCGGATTTTCCCGCTCGCGGGAGGCCGCCGTATGGCTGCGGCCCCCCGTGCCGGGACGCGAGGTGGAGCCGACGTTGCCGGCGCTTGCCCCATTCGGGCACAGTGCCGGGTCCGGCGGGGGAATCAGCCCCGATCTCGTGCGACTCGTGGACACAGCGGCGACCGAGTGCCACCGGGCCCGTCTGCTGCGTACGAATACGCCGCATACGAATACTCAGCCGTTGGCCTTCTCGTAA
- the nadC gene encoding carboxylating nicotinate-nucleotide diphosphorylase — protein MSTPEERPRPVDVPLIQIGAPAAAPAGGCSDACGCAAGEEGYDDLECGLDPGLAQLLLDAGLDPVQVEDIAHLAISEDLDGGVDVTTVATVPADAVATGDFTAREAGTVAGLQIAEAILSIVCTDEFEVERHVEDGDRVEAGQKLLSVTTNTGDLLTGERSALNVLCRLSGIATATRAWADVLEGTKARVRDTRKTTPGLRALEKYAVRCGGGVNHRMSLSDAALVKDNHVVAAGGVAQAFKAVREQFPDLAIEVEVDTMHQVREVLDAGADLILLDNFTPAETEEAVALVASRAALESSGRLTLETARSYAETGVDYLAVGALTHSSSILDIGLDLREAGI, from the coding sequence GTGAGCACGCCCGAAGAACGTCCGCGTCCCGTGGACGTACCGCTGATCCAGATCGGCGCACCCGCAGCGGCCCCGGCGGGCGGCTGCTCGGACGCCTGCGGCTGCGCCGCCGGCGAGGAGGGTTACGACGACCTGGAGTGCGGCCTCGACCCCGGCCTCGCGCAGCTTCTGCTCGACGCGGGCCTCGACCCCGTACAGGTCGAGGACATCGCCCACCTCGCCATCAGCGAGGATCTCGACGGCGGCGTGGATGTGACGACCGTGGCGACCGTCCCCGCGGACGCCGTCGCCACCGGCGACTTCACCGCCCGCGAGGCCGGTACGGTCGCCGGCCTGCAGATCGCCGAGGCGATCCTGTCCATCGTCTGCACCGACGAGTTCGAGGTGGAGCGACACGTCGAGGACGGTGACCGCGTCGAAGCAGGCCAGAAGCTGCTGTCCGTCACCACCAACACCGGTGACCTGCTCACCGGCGAGCGCAGCGCGCTCAACGTGCTGTGCCGCCTCTCCGGCATCGCGACCGCGACCCGTGCCTGGGCCGACGTGCTCGAAGGCACCAAGGCCAGGGTCCGCGACACCCGCAAGACCACCCCGGGCCTGCGCGCGCTGGAGAAGTACGCGGTGCGCTGCGGCGGCGGCGTCAATCACCGCATGTCGCTGTCCGACGCCGCGCTCGTCAAGGACAACCACGTGGTGGCGGCGGGTGGCGTCGCGCAGGCGTTCAAGGCCGTACGGGAGCAGTTCCCGGACCTCGCGATCGAGGTCGAGGTGGACACCATGCACCAGGTCCGCGAAGTCCTCGACGCGGGCGCGGACCTGATCCTGCTGGACAACTTCACCCCGGCCGAGACCGAGGAGGCCGTCGCGCTCGTCGCGAGCCGTGCCGCGCTCGAGTCCTCCGGCCGCCTCACCCTCGAGACCGCCCGTTCGTACGCCGAGACGGGCGTCGACTACCTCGCGGTGGGCGCGCTGACGCACTCCTCCTCGATCCTCGACATCGGCCTCGACCTGCGCGAGGCAGGCATCTGA
- a CDS encoding amino-acid N-acetyltransferase, which translates to MPYAAANAITVRRARTSDVPSVRRLVDPYVSEGILLDKATVTLYEAIQEFWVAERDEDAEVVGCGALHVIWEDLAEVRTLAVDPAFKGTGIGHHVLDKLLQTARRLGVSKVFCLTFEVDFFGKHGFVEIGETPVDGDVYSELLRSYDEGVAEFLGLERVKPNTLGNSRMLLHL; encoded by the coding sequence ATGCCTTATGCCGCAGCAAATGCCATCACCGTCCGGCGGGCCAGGACCAGCGATGTGCCGTCGGTCCGCCGACTCGTCGACCCGTACGTGAGTGAAGGCATCCTGCTCGACAAAGCAACGGTGACGCTTTACGAAGCCATCCAGGAGTTCTGGGTCGCGGAACGCGACGAGGATGCCGAGGTGGTCGGCTGCGGTGCGCTGCATGTCATCTGGGAAGACCTGGCCGAAGTGCGCACTCTCGCGGTGGATCCCGCGTTCAAGGGCACCGGCATCGGCCATCACGTGCTCGACAAGCTGTTGCAGACCGCCCGCCGGCTCGGAGTGAGCAAAGTTTTCTGCCTCACCTTCGAAGTCGACTTCTTCGGGAAGCACGGCTTCGTCGAGATCGGTGAGACACCGGTCGACGGAGATGTCTACAGCGAGCTGCTGCGTTCCTATGACGAGGGCGTCGCCGAGTTCCTCGGGCTCGAACGAGTGAAGCCGAACACCCTGGGCAACAGCCGGATGCTTCTGCACCTGTGA
- a CDS encoding type III pantothenate kinase: MLLTIDVGNTHTVLGLFDGEEIVEHWRISTDARRTADELAVLLQGLMGMHPLLGDELGDGIEGIAICSTVPSVLHELREVTRRYYGDVPAVLVEPGIKTGVPILMDNPKEVGADRIINAVAAVDLYGGPAIVVDFGTATTFDAVSARGEYAGGVIAPGIEISVEALGVKGAQLRKIELARPRSVIGKNTVEAMQAGIVYGFAGQVDGVVGRMKVELADDPDDVTVIATGGLAPMVLGESSAIDEHEPWLTLIGLRLVYERNVSRM; this comes from the coding sequence ATGCTGCTCACGATCGACGTCGGCAACACCCATACCGTCCTCGGCCTGTTCGACGGTGAGGAGATCGTCGAGCACTGGCGCATCTCCACCGACGCCCGGCGCACCGCCGACGAACTCGCCGTCCTGCTGCAGGGCCTGATGGGCATGCACCCGCTGCTCGGAGACGAACTGGGCGACGGCATCGAGGGCATCGCGATCTGCTCCACCGTTCCTTCCGTGCTGCACGAGCTGCGCGAGGTGACCCGCCGCTACTACGGCGACGTCCCGGCCGTCCTCGTCGAGCCCGGAATCAAGACCGGTGTGCCGATCCTGATGGACAACCCCAAGGAGGTGGGCGCGGACCGCATCATCAACGCGGTCGCCGCCGTCGACCTCTACGGCGGCCCGGCGATCGTCGTCGACTTCGGTACGGCGACGACCTTCGACGCCGTCAGCGCGCGCGGCGAGTACGCGGGCGGTGTGATCGCGCCCGGCATCGAGATCTCCGTCGAGGCGCTCGGCGTCAAGGGCGCCCAGCTCCGCAAGATCGAACTGGCCCGCCCGCGCAGCGTGATCGGCAAGAACACCGTCGAGGCCATGCAGGCCGGCATCGTGTACGGCTTCGCGGGCCAGGTCGACGGTGTCGTAGGACGGATGAAGGTCGAGCTCGCCGACGACCCGGACGACGTGACCGTGATCGCGACCGGCGGTCTCGCTCCGATGGTGCTCGGCGAGTCCTCCGCGATCGACGAGCACGAGCCCTGGCTGACGCTGATCGGTCTGCGTCTGGTCTACGAGCGGAACGTCTCGCGTATGTGA